One Micromonospora sp. FIMYZ51 genomic window carries:
- the lgt gene encoding prolipoprotein diacylglyceryl transferase has protein sequence MSLASPTYLAAIPSPSTAVWHLGPIPLRAYALCIIAGIVLACWITERRLRQRGVAPGAVLDIALWAVPAGIIGARIYHVISSPAAYFGTGGDPIKVFFIHEGGLGIWGAVAGGAVGAWFAARQLGIPFAVVADALAPGLPLAQAVGRLGNWFNNELYGGRTDLPWGLEIHRMDGGQALRDEAGRPILEEGLYHPTFAYEALWNVGVAALVFFLDRKLRLGRGRAFALYVMGYTAGRFWIEMMRTDEANTVLGVRLNVWTAALVFLGALIYFLRVRGPREYLIPIGLPAAPAPQTSSDVSQLDLSAQRASSESAVPEGYRVVSEEQFRHWQATGEAPPEVVAGDSAGDSGTTTGAGNSATADSGSSGPAAASGGAEPAGGSADGEAVESAPGRPADRDS, from the coding sequence GTGAGTCTCGCCTCGCCGACGTACCTGGCCGCCATCCCCAGCCCGAGTACCGCCGTGTGGCACCTCGGGCCGATCCCCCTGCGGGCGTACGCCCTGTGCATCATCGCCGGCATCGTACTGGCCTGCTGGATCACCGAACGACGACTGCGTCAGCGTGGCGTCGCCCCCGGTGCGGTGCTGGACATCGCCCTCTGGGCGGTGCCGGCCGGCATCATCGGTGCCCGGATCTACCACGTGATCTCCTCTCCGGCGGCGTACTTCGGCACCGGCGGTGACCCGATCAAGGTGTTCTTCATCCACGAGGGTGGGCTGGGCATCTGGGGCGCGGTCGCCGGTGGCGCGGTCGGTGCCTGGTTCGCCGCCCGGCAGCTCGGCATCCCGTTCGCGGTGGTCGCCGACGCGCTGGCGCCGGGCCTGCCACTGGCCCAGGCGGTCGGGCGGCTCGGCAACTGGTTCAACAACGAGCTCTACGGCGGCCGGACCGACCTGCCCTGGGGGCTGGAGATCCACCGGATGGACGGCGGGCAGGCGCTGCGCGACGAGGCGGGCCGGCCGATCCTGGAGGAGGGGCTCTACCACCCGACCTTCGCCTACGAGGCGCTGTGGAACGTCGGCGTCGCCGCGCTTGTCTTCTTCCTCGACCGCAAGCTGCGCCTCGGCCGGGGCCGGGCGTTCGCGCTCTACGTGATGGGCTACACCGCCGGCCGGTTCTGGATCGAGATGATGCGCACCGACGAGGCGAACACCGTCCTCGGCGTACGCCTCAACGTCTGGACCGCGGCGCTTGTCTTCCTCGGCGCGTTGATCTACTTCCTGCGGGTCCGTGGGCCGCGCGAGTACCTGATCCCGATCGGCCTGCCGGCGGCCCCCGCGCCGCAGACCAGCTCCGACGTCTCCCAGCTGGATCTGTCGGCGCAGCGGGCCAGCAGCGAGTCGGCCGTGCCGGAGGGCTACCGGGTGGTCAGCGAGGAGCAGTTCCGGCACTGGCAGGCCACCGGCGAGGCGCCGCCCGAGGTGGTCGCCGGTGACTCCGCTGGCGACTCCGGGACCACCACCGGCGCCGGGAACTCCGCGACCGCGGACTCCGGCTCGTCGGGCCCGGCCGCCGCGAGCGGTGGCGCCGAGCCGGCCGGTGGGTCCGCCGACGGCGAGGCGGTGGAGTCCGCGCCCGGCCGACCCGCCGATCGCGACAGCTAA
- the gltB gene encoding glutamate synthase large subunit, whose translation MTSPAGLYDGAHEHDACGVAFVADLHGRRSHTVVANGLGALCRLDHRGARGAEPNTGDGAGIMIQVPDAFLRAVVQFPLPPAGEYATGLVFLPDDDAAEARARQVVEKYALVEGAELLGWRDVPVDPSDLGETALAAMPRVRQLFLAAQRLTDTPAGPAGSPLSGIELERVAFCVRKQAERESAERGVPAYFPSLSGRTMVYKGMLTPDQLPAFYPDLTDERVVSAIALVHSRFSTNTFPSWPLAHPYRFIAHNGEINTIRGNRNWMQAREALLRTPQLPGNIRRVFPVCTPAASDSANFDEVLELLHLAGRSLPHAVLMMIPEAWENDPDMRADKRAFYRFHASLMEPWDGPASVAFTDGEIVGAVLDRNGLRPGRWWQTADGLVVLGSEAGVLDLDPATVVAKGRLQPGKMFLVDTTTGRIVHDDEIKTELAAAEPYADWLHAGLIELDDLPPREHVVYTHDSVRRRQQTFGYTEEELKILLAPMARTGVEPIGSMGTDTPIAPLSTRPRLLYDYFHQLFAQVTNPPLDAIREELVTSLATTIGPEGNLLDPGPASCRQIVLPYPVIDNDELAKLLDIDEDGDLPGFKAVRVSGLYRVREGGAGIKARLTEICRHVSEAIEDGVRILVLSDRDSNADLAPIPSLLLTAAVHQHLVREQTRTQVALIVESGDCREVHHAAVLIGYGAAAVNPYLAFESVEDMISTGALTGVEPRAAIRNYVKALGKGVLKIMSKMGISTVSSYCGAQVFEAVGLHTRLVERYFRGTPSTISGVGLDGIHAEVAARHALAWPAPGADAVDRLPVGGEYQWRREGELHLFNPETVFLLQHATRSRQYDVFRSYTAKVDELAARAGSLRGLFRLRTGVRPAVPIEEVEPASEIVKRFATGAMSYGSISAESHETLAIAMNRLGGKSNTGEGGEDVERLHDPARRSAVKQIASGRFGVTSEYLVNADDLQIKMAQGAKPGEGGQLPGNKVWPWIARTRHATPGVGLISPPPHHDIYSIEDLAQLVHDLKCVNPAARVHVKLVSEVGVGTVAAGVAKLKADVILISGHDGGTGASPLNSLKHAGTPWELGLAEAQQTLLLNKLRDRVTVQVDGQLKTGRDVIVAALLGAEEFGFATAPLIVSGCVMMRVCHLDTCPVGIATQNPVLRERFTGKPEFVENFFLFLAEEIRGYLAELGLRSIDEAIGRTELLDVAPAIEHWKAGGLDLHRVLHLPELPEGAARRGVRAQDHGLELALDNELIALAEPALRGTEAADGEQRIPPVRAEVVIRNEHRSVGAMLGGAVTRRHGGAGLPADTIEFTLRGTAGQSFGAFLPRGVTLRLHGDANDYVGKGLSGGRLVVRPDAAAPFVATEAAPGRRAEDQIIAGNTILYGATAGEVFLRGRVGERFAVRNSGAVAVVEGVGDHGCEYMTGGTVVVLGPTGRNFAAGMSGGTAFVWNLNRRLVNTELVDLSAPSEAERARLHELVQRHFAETDSAVAEALLKRWPEAVEEFTAVVPRDYRRVMEIMQAAEAAGQDVDDAVMSALAAPAAPAARPAPADTSAPVPPAPRALAQEVARA comes from the coding sequence GTGACATCCCCGGCCGGTCTCTATGACGGCGCCCACGAGCACGATGCGTGTGGCGTGGCCTTCGTGGCGGACCTGCACGGTCGACGCTCTCACACGGTGGTCGCCAACGGCCTCGGCGCGCTGTGTCGGCTGGACCACCGGGGTGCCCGGGGTGCCGAACCGAACACCGGTGACGGCGCGGGCATCATGATCCAGGTACCGGACGCGTTTCTGCGCGCCGTGGTGCAGTTCCCGCTGCCCCCGGCCGGCGAGTACGCCACCGGCCTGGTCTTCCTTCCCGACGACGACGCCGCCGAGGCCCGCGCCCGGCAGGTGGTCGAGAAGTACGCCCTGGTCGAGGGCGCCGAGCTGCTCGGCTGGCGGGACGTACCGGTCGACCCCTCGGACCTCGGCGAGACCGCCCTGGCGGCGATGCCCCGGGTCCGGCAGCTCTTCCTCGCCGCGCAGCGGCTCACCGACACCCCCGCCGGCCCGGCCGGCTCCCCGCTGAGCGGCATCGAGCTGGAGCGGGTCGCGTTCTGCGTACGCAAGCAGGCCGAACGGGAGTCCGCCGAGCGCGGCGTGCCGGCGTACTTTCCGTCGCTCTCCGGTCGCACGATGGTCTACAAGGGCATGCTCACCCCGGACCAGCTGCCCGCGTTCTACCCGGACCTGACCGACGAGCGGGTGGTCAGCGCCATCGCCCTGGTGCACTCCCGGTTCTCCACGAACACCTTTCCGTCCTGGCCGCTGGCGCACCCGTACCGCTTCATCGCGCACAACGGTGAGATCAACACCATCCGCGGCAACCGGAACTGGATGCAGGCCCGCGAGGCGCTGCTGCGTACGCCGCAGCTGCCCGGCAACATCCGCCGGGTCTTCCCGGTCTGCACCCCGGCCGCCTCCGACTCGGCCAACTTCGACGAGGTCCTGGAGCTGCTGCACCTGGCCGGGCGCAGCCTGCCGCACGCGGTGCTGATGATGATCCCGGAAGCCTGGGAGAACGACCCCGACATGCGCGCGGACAAGCGCGCCTTCTACCGGTTCCACGCCAGCCTGATGGAACCGTGGGACGGGCCGGCCTCGGTCGCGTTCACCGACGGCGAGATCGTCGGCGCGGTGCTCGACCGCAACGGCCTGCGGCCGGGCCGCTGGTGGCAGACCGCCGACGGCCTCGTCGTGCTGGGCAGCGAGGCGGGCGTGCTCGACCTCGACCCGGCCACCGTGGTCGCCAAGGGCCGGCTCCAGCCCGGCAAGATGTTCCTGGTCGACACCACCACCGGCCGGATCGTGCACGACGACGAGATCAAGACCGAGCTGGCCGCCGCCGAGCCGTACGCCGACTGGCTGCACGCCGGCCTGATCGAGCTGGACGACCTGCCGCCGCGCGAGCACGTGGTCTACACCCACGACTCGGTCCGCCGCCGGCAGCAGACCTTCGGTTACACCGAGGAAGAGCTGAAGATCCTGCTCGCCCCGATGGCCCGCACCGGCGTGGAGCCGATCGGCTCGATGGGCACCGACACCCCGATCGCCCCGCTCTCCACCCGGCCGCGCCTGCTCTACGACTACTTCCACCAGCTCTTCGCCCAGGTCACCAATCCGCCGCTGGACGCCATCCGCGAGGAGTTGGTGACCAGCCTGGCCACGACCATCGGCCCGGAGGGCAACCTGCTCGATCCCGGTCCGGCGAGCTGCCGGCAGATCGTGCTGCCCTACCCGGTGATCGACAACGACGAGCTGGCCAAGCTCCTCGACATCGACGAGGACGGCGACCTGCCCGGTTTCAAGGCGGTCCGGGTCTCCGGGCTGTACCGGGTCCGCGAGGGCGGCGCCGGGATCAAGGCCCGGCTCACCGAGATCTGCCGGCACGTCTCCGAGGCGATCGAGGACGGCGTACGGATCCTGGTGCTCTCCGACCGCGACTCCAACGCCGACCTGGCGCCGATCCCGTCGCTGCTGCTCACCGCGGCGGTGCACCAGCACCTGGTCCGCGAGCAGACCCGCACCCAGGTCGCGTTGATCGTCGAGTCCGGCGACTGCCGCGAGGTGCACCACGCGGCGGTGCTGATCGGCTACGGCGCGGCGGCGGTCAACCCGTACCTGGCCTTCGAGTCGGTGGAGGACATGATCTCCACCGGCGCGCTGACCGGTGTCGAGCCACGGGCCGCGATCCGCAACTACGTCAAGGCGCTCGGCAAGGGCGTCCTCAAGATCATGTCCAAGATGGGCATCTCGACCGTGTCGTCGTACTGCGGCGCGCAGGTCTTCGAGGCGGTCGGGCTGCACACCCGCCTGGTCGAGCGGTACTTCCGGGGCACGCCGAGCACGATCAGCGGGGTCGGCCTCGACGGCATCCACGCCGAGGTGGCCGCCCGGCACGCGCTGGCCTGGCCGGCACCGGGCGCCGACGCCGTGGACCGGCTGCCCGTCGGCGGCGAGTACCAGTGGCGCCGCGAGGGCGAGCTGCACCTGTTCAACCCGGAGACGGTCTTCCTGCTCCAGCACGCCACCCGCAGCCGCCAGTACGACGTGTTCCGCTCCTACACCGCGAAGGTCGACGAACTGGCCGCCCGGGCCGGCTCACTGCGCGGGCTGTTCCGGCTGCGTACCGGCGTCCGGCCGGCGGTGCCGATCGAGGAGGTCGAGCCGGCCAGCGAGATCGTCAAGCGGTTCGCCACCGGCGCCATGTCGTACGGGTCGATCTCGGCGGAGTCGCACGAGACCCTCGCCATCGCGATGAACCGCCTCGGCGGCAAGTCCAACACCGGCGAGGGCGGTGAGGACGTCGAGCGCCTGCACGACCCGGCGCGCCGCTCGGCGGTCAAGCAGATCGCCAGCGGTCGCTTCGGGGTGACCAGCGAATACCTGGTCAACGCCGACGACCTTCAGATCAAGATGGCCCAGGGGGCCAAGCCCGGCGAGGGCGGGCAGCTGCCCGGCAACAAGGTTTGGCCGTGGATCGCCCGGACCCGGCACGCCACCCCCGGGGTCGGCCTGATCTCCCCGCCGCCGCACCACGACATCTACTCGATCGAGGACCTCGCCCAGCTGGTGCACGACCTCAAGTGCGTCAACCCGGCCGCCCGGGTGCACGTCAAGCTGGTCAGCGAGGTCGGTGTCGGCACCGTCGCCGCCGGGGTGGCCAAGCTCAAGGCCGACGTCATCCTGATCTCCGGCCACGACGGCGGCACCGGCGCCTCCCCGCTGAACTCGCTCAAGCACGCCGGCACCCCGTGGGAGCTGGGGCTGGCCGAGGCGCAGCAGACGCTGCTGCTGAACAAGCTGCGCGACCGGGTCACCGTGCAGGTCGACGGCCAGCTCAAGACCGGCCGGGACGTGATCGTCGCGGCGCTGCTCGGTGCCGAGGAGTTCGGCTTCGCCACCGCCCCGCTGATCGTCTCCGGCTGCGTGATGATGCGCGTCTGCCACCTGGACACCTGCCCGGTCGGCATCGCCACCCAGAACCCGGTGCTGCGCGAGCGGTTCACCGGCAAGCCGGAGTTCGTGGAGAACTTCTTCCTCTTCCTCGCCGAGGAGATCCGCGGCTACCTGGCCGAGCTGGGCCTGCGCAGCATCGACGAGGCGATCGGCCGCACCGAGCTGCTCGACGTGGCACCGGCGATCGAGCACTGGAAGGCCGGCGGGCTCGACCTGCACCGGGTGCTGCACCTGCCCGAGCTGCCCGAGGGCGCAGCCCGCCGAGGTGTCCGGGCCCAGGACCACGGCCTGGAACTGGCCCTGGACAACGAGCTGATCGCGTTGGCCGAGCCGGCCCTGCGCGGCACCGAAGCGGCCGACGGCGAGCAGCGGATTCCGCCGGTGCGGGCCGAGGTGGTGATCCGCAACGAGCACCGCAGCGTGGGCGCCATGCTCGGCGGCGCGGTGACCCGCCGGCACGGCGGCGCCGGACTGCCCGCCGACACCATCGAGTTCACCCTGCGCGGCACCGCCGGGCAGTCCTTCGGCGCGTTCCTGCCACGCGGGGTCACCCTGCGCCTGCACGGCGACGCCAACGACTACGTCGGCAAAGGGCTCTCCGGCGGGCGGCTGGTGGTCCGGCCGGACGCGGCGGCGCCCTTCGTGGCCACCGAAGCCGCCCCCGGCCGCCGGGCCGAGGACCAGATCATCGCCGGCAACACCATCCTGTACGGCGCCACCGCCGGCGAGGTCTTCCTGCGCGGCCGGGTGGGGGAGCGGTTCGCGGTACGCAACTCCGGCGCGGTGGCCGTCGTCGAGGGCGTCGGCGACCACGGTTGCGAATACATGACCGGCGGCACGGTGGTGGTGCTCGGCCCGACCGGGCGCAACTTCGCCGCCGGCATGTCCGGCGGCACCGCCTTCGTCTGGAACCTCAACCGGCGGCTGGTCAACACCGAGCTGGTCGACCTCTCCGCGCCGAGCGAGGCGGAGCGGGCCCGCCTGCACGAACTGGTGCAGCGGCACTTCGCGGAGACCGACTCGGCGGTCGCCGAGGCGCTGCTCAAGCGCTGGCCCGAGGCGGTGGAGGAGTTCACCGCCGTGGTACCCCGGGACTACCGCCGGGTGATGGAGATCATGCAGGCCGCCGAAGCTGCCGGCCAGGACGTCGACGACGCGGTGATGAGCGCACTGGCGGCACCGGCCGCCCCGGCGGCGCGGCCCGCGCCCGCCGACACGTCCGCGCCGGTTCCGCCCGCCCCGCGGGCCCTCGCCCAGGAGGTGGCTCGTGCCTGA
- a CDS encoding GNAT family N-acetyltransferase codes for MAALAEERAGIVAGRRLSALVRTAEEGVLAGAMAMRLDDAAEIAGVATLPAARRRGLATAVTAALARALLAAGVDLVFLAAGDEEIARVYLRVGFRRVATACTAN; via the coding sequence GTGGCGGCGCTGGCCGAGGAGCGGGCCGGTATCGTCGCCGGACGACGGCTGTCCGCGCTGGTCAGAACGGCCGAGGAGGGGGTGCTGGCGGGCGCCATGGCGATGCGCCTCGACGACGCCGCCGAGATCGCCGGGGTGGCCACCCTGCCGGCCGCCCGCCGTCGCGGCCTGGCCACCGCCGTCACGGCCGCCCTGGCCCGGGCCCTGCTGGCCGCCGGCGTCGACCTGGTCTTCCTCGCCGCCGGTGACGAGGAGATCGCCCGGGTCTACCTACGGGTCGGCTTCCGGCGGGTGGCGACCGCCTGCACCGCCAACTGA
- a CDS encoding NAD(P)/FAD-dependent oxidoreductase: MRTAVVVGGGPGGLAVSGALARSGWQVTLLERADRIRPEPTAVVLWPNGVRALRALDLAAGLDAIATPLPDGGIRRPDGHWLVQPRQTPVERLPVVVHREDLHDALIAGLGERVELRTGVTVRTVRATPGERPAVGDGRHTFEADLIVAADGAESVIRRQLAPEASLVSSGCAAWRAVIPWYRASGLPEAVGGEILGAGYRFVAASLGDRGSSGGSSRGGIHWMATAAGAPRPEPPETQLALLRRWYAGWPAPVAELLAATDPADLVQQEIRELRPLPRAYGFPVGPGGVVLLGDAAHAMPPHLGQGTCLAFEDAATLAALLRESTLPDAVLAYDRVRRPRAAVVVRQTRRMSAVLQTRGRLALRARDAALGTITPRLLGSATTIATQWRPPAN, encoded by the coding sequence ATGCGTACCGCGGTGGTGGTCGGCGGCGGCCCCGGCGGCCTGGCGGTCTCCGGCGCGCTGGCCCGATCCGGCTGGCAGGTCACCCTCCTGGAGCGGGCCGACCGGATCCGCCCCGAGCCGACGGCCGTGGTGCTCTGGCCCAACGGGGTCCGCGCCCTGCGTGCCCTGGACCTCGCCGCCGGCCTGGACGCGATCGCCACGCCGTTGCCCGACGGCGGAATCCGACGCCCGGACGGGCACTGGCTGGTGCAGCCGAGACAGACCCCGGTCGAGCGGCTGCCGGTGGTGGTGCACCGGGAGGACCTGCACGACGCGCTGATCGCGGGCCTGGGGGAACGGGTCGAGCTGCGCACCGGGGTGACCGTGCGGACGGTACGCGCGACGCCGGGCGAGCGTCCGGCGGTCGGCGACGGCCGGCATACCTTCGAGGCGGACCTCATCGTCGCGGCGGACGGCGCCGAGAGCGTGATCCGCCGTCAGCTAGCCCCCGAGGCGAGCCTGGTCAGCTCCGGCTGCGCCGCCTGGCGGGCGGTGATCCCCTGGTATCGGGCCTCGGGCCTGCCCGAGGCCGTCGGCGGCGAGATCCTCGGCGCCGGCTACCGGTTCGTGGCCGCCTCGCTGGGCGACCGGGGCTCCTCCGGCGGGTCCAGCCGGGGCGGCATCCACTGGATGGCGACCGCGGCCGGTGCGCCCCGACCGGAGCCGCCCGAGACGCAACTTGCGCTGTTGCGCCGCTGGTACGCCGGCTGGCCCGCACCCGTGGCCGAGTTGCTTGCCGCCACCGATCCGGCCGACCTGGTGCAGCAGGAGATCCGGGAACTGCGTCCGCTGCCCCGGGCGTACGGCTTTCCGGTCGGACCGGGTGGGGTGGTGCTGCTCGGCGACGCCGCGCACGCCATGCCGCCGCACCTCGGGCAGGGCACCTGCCTCGCCTTCGAGGACGCCGCGACGCTCGCCGCGCTGCTGCGCGAGTCGACGCTGCCCGACGCGGTGCTGGCGTACGACCGGGTGCGTCGGCCCCGCGCGGCGGTCGTGGTCCGGCAGACCCGCCGGATGTCGGCGGTGCTACAGACCCGGGGCCGGCTGGCGTTGCGCGCCCGCGACGCCGCGCTCGGCACCATCACTCCCCGCCTGCTCGGCAGCGCCACCACCATCGCCACCCAGTGGCGCCCGCCGGCCAACTGA